AGTGACAGTAATGAAGTCAGAAAGATGGTTTTTCCCACTATGCTGCCTTCCTGCCTGAGCCCGGGCTGAAGAATTTTTATAGGTCTTACCCCATAATGATTAGACTGGCGAAGATGTTGTCTACATCGCCTCCAAGGTGAGCTGCGAAAACGGTGATGGTCGCTGACATGAAGACCAAGACACTTGAACATGCGGTCTCATTCCCTGGTGCTTCTAGGGTTGTGTGTTCCAACCCAAACTATTTCCCCTGCTCGCTCTTAGTACCTGAACATTGGATTCAGATGACATGAAGCTGCTGGAGGAACAGCAGCTGACAGCAACCAGCAAGTGCCTTACGTGATGGATTATTCTGTACACTCCTGTCACTGcaaggttttttttagggatgcCAGTGTCAAGGTTTGTTTTACTCGATTCATTCATTCTTCTGCAACTaaatgcaaaaaagaaaacaatctGCACCGGCAATTGGCAATTGTAAATGAAATGATTTAACAATCGTACCGATAAATCTGTTTAAACTGGTTGGACCTTGATAGAATCGgtgaacaaaattttgggaaCCAGGGGTACATAATAAGAAATCTGCATTACAAAGTGTAGGTTGCAGGGGAGATGATAAACATCCAGGGAGATCTCAGATCTCGCAATCCAGCAACATTATGAACCTACTACACGAAATTTCTTTTAAGCTTTATTCAGGAAGAGCAACAAGTCAACAACGCACTGAATCAACAGCTTGACCTCCGCAAACTAAAAGGGAGACTGGTTTGAGGAAAGGCAGGGTATTTTGCAATAGGGCAGTTCCTTCGCAGACGCCACTCCAGACAGTAGTCGACAACATGCCAGTACCCTACGTAGACTTTGCCGCtgcagcctcctcctctttcATCTTTTTCTCCCACCTACGTTTCTGAAGAAATAGCAATTCAAGCACAGACAAAGAAGAACCAGTCAGATGTTTCCTTTCATGTTATACCACTGTTCCATCCAGTTACTAATCATCAACATAGAATAATCACATCAGTTTGTTTTAAAATATACAAGGTATGCAACACTTCAGTAACCAAAGCCAGCGGAGATCATTATTTCGAATGCTCCATCACCATACTTGGCCTGAGTGCCTGACTGGAATAGTTTGCTCTTATCTTGCGCGGGCTTATTGGGCTTTACACATTGTTGCACAAAATCTACAGTGCAAACTATTCTAAACCTACAAGACCGGtatttcccctaaaaaaaacaagaccagtatttttctctctttagAGATGAAGCTTGTACTCAAGTCTTTAATGCTAAACTGCACTGATTtgaatggtttttttttttgaggggaactGATTTGAATGGTATGCCAGCAATTAAAGCCTGCATCTGCAAGGCCCAGATGCAGActaaggccctgtttgtttgggcttcttcTCCAGCTTTTGCTGCTTCTAGCCCTCTAAAAAGCACTTCTCAACTTCATGCGTAAACAGGAGAAGTGCTTTTTAGagagctagaagcaccaaaagctgaagcagaagcccaaacaaacagggcctgaGTACCTCATGCTTATATAAGATGCATTTGGGAGAAATAGGGACTACCAGAGGTAGATTTTAACACTAGGAGGATTGAAATCCCTTCTGCCATTAATTCTCGTGTCATATCAATGCAAGGTGCGCCGCAGTGTGCAAGACTCCAGTTTTGGCCATGCTCAACCGACTAAGCAAAAAATATTTCCTGGGTTGCAACACTACATGTTTTTCCATTATCTGACAACAGCATCTGGTTGATTTTCTTCCGCTGTGCTGCAGTTAGATGAGATGTGCATTGCGAAGCTATTCGTGTGATCGAACCGGAAAATGTATGTTCAGTATCATGTCTGAGCAACAACActcaaaattaaaaaacatcACAGCCAAGGTACTGATATCAGCTGGGAATAGTACATGATTGTATACAAGGATTACATGAAATGGCATGGTTATATACAAGGATCACCTTAACTGGTAATGGCTGTACACAAGGATTACTAGTATCAATGCAGTATGCAGGGAATGGAAGCAACAACCAACAGGAATCACAAAGATGAGACTGGGAGACGAACCTTGTAGTCGAGGAGCATCTGGGGcatcttcttcatcagctCAACAGTATTCGCACGCCTGAACaaaaaaccaaaccaaaccccCATCAATTCAGCATCGAGAAGacaaaaccaaaccaaatCCCAAGGAGAAGGGAGGAGCCAAGGAATGGGCGCGGGCGGGCTGCTTACTTCTCGGCGGCGATGCGGTCGACCTTGTGGCCCTTGCGCTTGGTGCGCATCTCGCCGCGGGGGGCGTCGTAGGACCATTCctcgccggcgaggagcaccTCCTTGCGGAGTCGCGCGCGCTGCCGGCCGCTGATGCCCAGCGGCTTCCACGCGCCCAGCTCCCAGTAACCCCACACCCCTTTGCTCAGCTCCCCTTTGTACTTGGCCAGCTTGTCCTTCCACGGGTACCCCTTGGCCTCCGCCCacttcgccgccgtcgccgccgccgccttcgccgccgcagccttcCCGGCCATCTTCTCCAAAACACTTCTGCCGCTCGACGTAGGCGGGGCTAGGGCAGAGAAGAGAAGACCTACCCATTGGGCCGTACTGGGCCGGGCTATAATGGGCTTATCCACATGTCGGATCTCGGATAGAAGGCTTATATGAGCCCATATCAGGCCGGCCCAATGTAAACCTTGACGTCTCTGGCTCTGAGGTTTctgcctcttcttctctctcgagCGAAACCTctcagcagccgccgccgccgccccgcgagaagaagcagcagccatgGTGCTCGCGCggaagaagctgaagcagaagctgCGCACGCTCGTTCcccccggcggcgaggccgagcCGGGGGATGACGCGGAGGCGCAGAACATAAAGGTGCGGCTCGTGTCCTCCAAGCGGCCCCGCCCGAAGCGGCCGAAGAAGCCGTCTCCGGAggagccgccgcccgcgccggcggcggaagaggaggaattGGATAAGAATGTAgagggggaggcggaggaggtggtggtggtggaagaGGAGGACTTGGAGAAgcaggcggtggaggagccggaggTGGACGCGGCGGCCCTGGCGCTgcaggcggaggtggagcggcggagggaggagaggaggaaggagaagaaggagaagaggagggtgAGGAGGTtgctggaggcggaggccgcggAGAAGCAGAAGCTTGAAGTGGCCGCCGCTGATCCTGCCGTGTCGGAAGATAGGTGAGTTAAGGCTTCTACAGATTGGTGGCTTTTGTGCTAGAATAGATACCTCATTTCTTGTTAGATTCATGCCGTGGGAATAAGAAAAAATGTTAAATTGTCGATGTTAAAATGCTGTTGATGTGAAGAGAAAATCAGAGTTAGTTTCGTAGCATGTTGGTACAGTGTGATCTGAGCTCGGAATAGCCGTATAGTGGTGGTATAAGTGATGAATCATTGCAAGGGTCTATAGAGGGGTTTAGATTGTTTAGCTTTGCCGCCCGTAATTAGTCCCGTAATACTATAGTACATATATTGTCTGACtatcttgtttggttgtgaTCTGGGGTAAATCACTTATTTATGTCTGCCTTTGTGGAAGTTAGTTatatctttatttatttacgTCAGGCGGGGCTGATTTGATTGCTTTCTGCTGGTATTTTCATTGAAGTAATGACGGTGCATTTGATTGCTCTTGAGTGGAGTGTTGATGAGGCGTGAGGTGGTGCTGTTTAGCTGTGTGATATTTGTATTGACATGCGCTGTGTAATGTTTTCCCCCTGTTTCAGTGAACAGATTCTAAACATCACAAAGGTGGAAGGAGATGAGAACAAAAATAAGTCAGAAGTGACAGGCCAGGGAGTTGGGTCTGACAATCCAATTGTGTCGGAAGATCGGTGAGTTAATACTTTAAAAGATAGATGCTGTGGTATTAGAAATTTAGAATACCTTCTTTCTTGTTAGATAAGGTGTGAAGATACCAGGAATAAAGGTGTTTAGGACAAGACTCTGTTTCCGTAAATAGTGAGATACTATCGTAACATATGGTGACTTTGAACAGTATAGCAGGATGGCGATTAGCAAACTTAGGAGTTACACGGACCTAGACTCTAGCTTTGCTGTTAACTCATATAGCTATAATTCTACAATAGATAAGATATTGATCAATCATCTGAAATAGTTGTGGCAAATCGACAGTTCTGTTCTTGCAAAGGAAACTGTCTGCAATGTTTCTTTGTGAAGTGATATGGTAATTTCATCGAATTGATAAGGAGTGTGGTTTACAGGGTGGAGATTAACTTCTTGTAGGATGTTTGCCTTGTggacataatttttttgtttaatatTTTGCTCCCTTGTTTCAGTGAGCAAAGTATAAAGAAGGTGTATGTTGGTGGCATCCCATACTATTCATCTGAGGATGACATTAGAAGTTTCTTTGAAGGATGTGGCAGTATAACTGCCCTGGATTGCATGACTTTTCCTGAGAGCGGGAAATTCAGGGGTATTGCCATTCTCACATTCAAGGTCAGCTTAGAAACATATTCACTTGCAGTGATGTTAAATTCACAAGCATATTGAACAACCTAAGACATTCTGTTAGTGTACTGAATGTGCAAAGTTTAATAGCACTGGTGTTTGATTCAACCAATTGCATTAGATATGGTGACCTGACTTTTTAGCCATTCATGTGTAGAAATTGTAGGTTTAATGTTCAAACCCTCTCTATGTCATTTCTTTATGGTCTTGATGGTAACTGGTGGTGTGTAGCCTTGCATTTTGTGGTACTTTTGAGCAAAGCTTTTATCTACCATTTAATTGTATGTAATCCATCGGAGTCAATTTGTACCAGTAGAAGATGCTCTTAATCTGTTATCATAAGTCATTCACATGGCTCATCAGCAGCATGCTTTTCGTCCATCGTCACTGTTTGGAGGTTGGAGCCTGACTGAGTTTTCTTGTGCAGACTGATGCTGCCGCGCAAAGGGCATTGGCTCTTGATGGGGCAGATATGTAAGCGCATCTCCTTAATTTTACCCCTTTGTTTCAATTGTAATTCAGAAGTGATATATAGCATTTTTATTAACCATCACAGGGGAGGATTCTTTTTGAAAGTCCAGCCCTACAAAGCTAACCGTGAAAAAGTCAAATCTAACCATGAGAAGGAAGATTTTGCACCGAAGATGATAGAGGGATACAATAGGATATATGTTGGAAACCTAGCTTGGGACATAACAGAGGTTGACCTGAGGAAGTTTTTTTCTGATTGCAAGATCTCATCCATCCGATTTGGAACCGACAAGGAGACAGGTGATTTCAAAGGCTTTGCACATGTTGATTTTTCTGATGGCACATCTCTTGCTGTTGCTATGAAGCTTGACCAGAACGTGATTAAGGGGAGGCCAGTCAGAATCAGATGCGCTGTTCCCAGGAAAGAAAGCCAGAAACCAAATGACAATGCAAACTCAGATTCATCAAAGAATAAGATCCGTACATGTTTTGAATGTGGCACTCCTGGCCATCTCTCTTTTGCTTGCCCTAATAAGAAGCCTTCTGAAGACATGTCTACTGAAACAATGGCTGCTACAGATTCAGCCGAAGCACCGTCGAAGAAGAGGCGCACATGTTATGAATGTGGCGTTCCTGGTCATCTATCGTCAGCTTGCCCCAACAGAAAGGCTTCTGTAGTTGTAACTGATGAAAAGAAGGCTAATATTGACTCGACTACATCAGCGTCGAAGAAGAGGCGGACATGCTATGAATGTGGCATTCCTGGCCATCTTTCGTCTGCTTGCCCGAACAAAAAGGCTGCTGAGGTTGTTTCTAACAACATGCAGCCTGTTGATGAACCAAAGTCTGCACCTTCCATGGCTTTTGAGCAAAGTAAAGCTGCTGATGGATCAAATTCAGCACCTTCAAAGAGGAGGAAATGCTACGAGTGTGGCATATCAGGTCATCTCTCGTCAGCGTGCCCCAACAAAAAAGATTCTCAGATCAATTCCAATGAAGCGAAACCTAATGGTGACTCAAATACAGTACCTCCAGCCATTTCAGACGAAAAGAAGGCTAGTGATGACACAAATCCGGCGCctccaaagaaaaagaagagacgTACATGTTATGAATGTGGCATCGCTGGCCATCTCTCATCAGAATGTCCTAACAAGGCAGCTGCTCAGGCCAGCTGATCATGGTAGATAATTTGCCTTTTGAAAGGCAGTGCCATTCGTTAGAACCGCATAAAGGATGTATTTTTCTCTGAAGGAGGTTGCTCGATAGGACAGAGTATGATCATGAACATTTAGAAAGCAATTTTGCATGCAGTAGACGCATGTTGTATCTTCTATTCATCCTCATCAATTTTTGGCTGCATCAATCATGCAGAATTTTTAGCTGCACTGTACTCCCGTTTCAGCTTATTTATACCAGGCGTAATGCAATTTCCTTCTCTCAACCACTTAAAAGTTGTGCATGTCTTGGCTTTTGGACGAAAGTGTTTCTTCTACTGACATTCTATTTATGTAGATATatcgaaaagaaaagattatATCATACTCCGGTGAAAATGGACTTCATTGTAAActaaatttcaagtccaaactcaatcaCGCTTGACATTAGAGAAAATACAAATTTGACATGAATAGCGGTCCTCCACTCTTTGGCACCACTTGTTTATATATATCTTTTCAATTCTCCCAAGGCAATTGAGTTTGTACTATAAATTTTGCATGTTTATAGAACATCACTTCTCCAAAATATGACATTTCCGTTTGTGAATTTTTGAAACTTATAAATATGGTTTTCACGGTAAGTGTGGTCTTCACCTGACCTGACATCAGTATGGAGGACCAATAGAAGCATGGGCGATTAACAATGTATTATTCGTGTTAGTTAAACTTAAATGCGACGCCAGCATCTGATTCAGTCACCACTGCTAGCCACTTGCTCAGTGCTGCATGATGACATGTGTGGTTATATTGCACTTAGTAGGCCGATACTCCCAACTTGATTAGGGTTTCAGGGCAGAGCAGTCTGCATCACTCTGGTGGCGACCTACGTGGAGAAGGCAACCAAAACGCTATTAAAACTCAGGCAGAAGCAaagtgctctctctctctctctctctctctctctctcaactGGGTGATCTCCAGCATGAACGCAGCAACTCGCTGGTGTTCTTTTCTCTGACAGTGACTCAACTCTTTCTGAAAAGCAGGTTTCTTTCAACCAGTTTGTCACTCATGAGAGCAACAGCTTGTTCATGCAAAGGAAAAAATGTCAAaccggagagagagagagagatgttttttttcattgtttaTCTACCAGCGAAAAAGGAATTCCCCTTCGATTTGTTCGTGGTTAgacgggtttttttttatctgtgGGGATTTTTGGAGTCTCGTAAATATTATAGTTCAAATCTTTACCTTTGATATAATGAGAAGGCTCCTTTCTTGAGTTCCCTTAACATacccaaaaaatattttgacattttgtactccctccgatccatattagttgtcgaaatattacatgcatctagacgctCTTTAGGCATAAtaaatccatatttgggcaaatttgagacaattaatatggatggGAGGGAGTAACTGAACAGTGAACAGCAATTACGAATGTTAACAGGCTAAGACCAGGCTAAATTCATAACTTAAGTTCAAATTGGTAGTTTAaactgttctgttctgttctgtagAAAAGACCAGTTACCTCCAGTAGCCGGTACCAGCCAGGTCCGACAATTTCAGTAATCAGTTTTCGTATCCTTGTTTGCTACGCATCTACTACTATTGTATGATCTGCTGAAACAAATCATTCATCTCTGTTGCCCTTCTGTGCTGTGCTAAtcaactaattttttttctgttcaatGGATAAAGCAACTATATTGATGCTTAGCTGCATCACAGCACTATAACCTAATTATACAATTCACAGTTGCCTTAAACCACAAGACTATTTAGATTTACTTGGTGCAGACTTGAACTGGACCACATACAAGAAGTGGATAGAACATGGCAAGCTAACTGAATCAAAGACAGGATCTTAGGGTTGTAAACAACACACTAATGCCTAGCTTATATCAGGTCTCTGATTTCGGATTTGTGAGCTCATTCCAAGTTTCAAGacttggaaaaaaaacaatgaagaAAACTATTTGTAGCTGTCCTGATTCCTCATCTATTTTTCTTCATAAAATTAAGATTCTGGCTCCTAAGTAGCATGGGGTTGCAAAAGGTGATGCTAATACTGCCCCCCATGAATCATTAAGGAGTGATACTGCCTTTTCGAAATCTGAAACCACAGTTACAGCACGATGACGCACGCCTGCGCCTAATATCATATTATGTAGCTAAACTTTTGAATAAATCAGTAGTATCTAAAGTAGTGTCCTCTCCATAGAAGATTCCTCTGCATTCAGTGGTCAGCAAACTGTTCGAGAGCAAACTGTATATTCAGAAAATAGATGCAGAAAACCAGAACAGCTCGACGCCTCAATCGTCTCTTACATCTTTTAGTTTTTTCCCCTTCAGAGATGATGGTTGACATTGTTTTGGTAATTTATACTTTAGTGATTAATGTTGGGCCCAGCATGTTTCACGAATGAGGAAAAAACAATTGCAAAGGCATCAGAACTTCTGCTTTGATACTAAGAAATCAGATATAATCAGCAAGCAAGTCAATACAAGCAACTCTAAGCATTGGGCACCAAAGCTGCGTGCCACTTTAAATTAAACAGTCTGCATAGGTTTGACATGATGATATAGGAGTTCTGGATCTTTGATGCACCTTATTCtgaatcttgaggtaaatcaAGAAGCGAACTCAATTTTACTTTTCACCGATTATGCTAAAAATAGCCGGCCTTGGTCTAGTTATGTATTCTGAAAGGGAAGCAAACTTCTATCTTTGCACAATTATGCGGGGAACGGCAGACGCATTGCTAGCTCCAAGGTCAGACTGAGACTTGAGAGAGACACAAAAGTTGCTTATGTTAATATGTTGTGTGCTGTGATGTTGACTATTAGGTATAAACGCTAACCAATGGTATTAAGTTGCTGGGGCTACTAGAACTCCTAGCACCAATCATTTTCAGAAAGTAAATAATAGCTTTATCTATAGCAAACTGCAAATTGCCCATTTCTGTTTCTTGGCAAATATGTGTTCAACAAGTCATCTGAATCTTTTAGAACAACTGGGCAGCTGGTGAACAGAGAATAATTGCTCCCTTTTTTAATACTGACTTAAGCGTATCGCGGGCACCGAGGGATACTATGTTGCTTCAGGGTGCACAAAGGGCTACCTTGCCAACTGGCCTTTGCATATTCTTTCACCCCTGTGATTGCATCCAGCATGATGAGAAGCAGTGAACAGATGCAAAAAATGTGCATGCTATCATCCATGCACTACTACTTATCTGAAGAACCTCAAGTACCGAGGACCAGATGTATATGAATGATGGTTTTCCCAAAGACTCTTTAATATACATTTAAGTTGCTAATTACTCTTTGTAGAGGTTTAGTAAGACAATGAAGAGTTCGATAAGATCCAAATCATATAATATTGACTAGTGGTTTGCTTTATTCTCTCTGAAATGTGAATAGGGGCAAGATTCCATTTTATTCCCATCAAACACTTCCACTGTGTGGAACAATCTGAGACGCCATGAACTCCTGAATCCTGATCCATGAAACAGCAAAAAGAAATGGCACTGCTAACACAAGTTGtaatgagaagaaaaaaactgttGCTGACATAGCAAGCAGCAATTATTGATCAGTTCAGTCCAATCAGCCAGTGCAGCGTGGACGCAAGCAACTCCGACAACACATCATCGACGAACACCGCTAAGTATACATACGCAGTTGGATTAGTTTAGTTTTTCAGACTCAGATGACACTACTTGATAGTTTCTTTAGCCTGGCTACTTTTCACTGGAAGAGCCACTGCAAGTAAGTGCAAAAGGGATTAGATGCCCCTCGCGAAAAAAAGAATTAGCAGGAGATGCAGATCCGATACTGTTCCATGTGTCATTTGGGGAATGCATGAGACGTTTGTTAAACTCATCATTAAGGAAGCAATCGTCATGGATCATCGTTGGGATGTTAATTTAATTGTCATTCCAGGTTGCCTTATTGATTGGCCTAGCCATGACCAAGCTTGATGGGACACAAGCGAACCCTGCAAGTAGTTCAGTGTGGGCCACAGTGCacccaagaaaagaaaatgagatCTTCATTGACACAAAGCATCATGTCATAAATTCACAGCTTGTAATTACTATTCAAACCAAGAAAAATACTACCATTGATCCTGGAGCAGTCCTGAATATTCCAATGGTGGCTTGTGAACACCACATTCAGTACAAAAGCAATCTCATCTTATACTGTATTTTCATTCCCAGccgattttatttttcctttgatAAATGAAGTGTTATTCATTTGAAAGAATGCTATCATGGTACGTTTAGTCTCTCCAAAGCAAGACATGCCTGTGCAGAAGGAACAGTTGACCTGATCCAGGATACAGAAAGTCAAACCTGCAAAAATATAAACACACACGCCACACCTCTCTTCCCTCTTTAGTCTTTAGCTTAACTGAACTGAAGACGCCGTGTGCACAGCTACGTGCATCATCATGCTGCAATTCTAGTCCCCCATTAGTAATCAAATAGATTCATCAGCCCCACGACGCGTCGCGTCGCTCGAGCGGCTGGCCTTCGACCCACTTGAATTGCATCATCCGAGTGGAGTAGCAGCGGCATCGATGCAATACTCGACACCGCTGCTTCGCTCTTTGGTCAGCCTCTAGGGGCAGgttctgtttgttttttaatAAGAGACATAAACTATACTAGATCGAACGTCACTAATGCCTAGCCTAGCTAGTACTGGATCATTATATATACGGTGTATATGTGTGGCCCTATAAATACACCTGTAGTTtgatcttcttgttcttcatcttcttctaactcttcttcttggatTAGAATTCAGAGATACCAATTGGGTTCAGAGATTGATCGATCGGTAGCAGTAAATCGAAATTCGAGAGTGTGATCGATTTTGAGAGATGATGAAGAGATTGTtcgaggagaaggagatggcgcgcgtgctgctgctcgtgTCGTCGCGGGGTGGCCAGgccatgccgatgccgatgccggtgTGTGGGCGTGGTGACCGCGCCCTGGGCGCGCCGGCAGAGCGCGCGTTCGTGTGCAAgacgtgcgaccgcgtgttcCCGTCGTTCCAGGCGCTGGGCGGCCACCGCGCGAGCCACAAGAAGCCGCGgctggacggcgacggcggcgacctcgCGAAGCCCAAGCTGCACGGCTGCTCCGTCTGCGGCCTCGAGTTCGCCGTCGGCCAGGCGCTCGGCGGCCACatgcgccgccaccgcgccgccgccatggcgtcgccgccgacttccccgccggcgccggagacgaagacgtTCAAGAATCACGGCGGCGTCAAGCGCGGGCTAGTGTGGCTCGACCTGAACCATCCACCGTGCGGCGAAGACAGTGACTTCGGGTGCGGCAGCGACGCCGATGGCGGCGAGTGTGGCCGCGACATGGCCGCCGCAGCCAAGCTCACGTTCCACCAGTTCCTGGACACCGGCACCATGGCCGTGGACTGCGTCGGCTACTAGGATCTCTCCTCTCACTCTCTATTGCCGGGTTTTTGCCGGACAGTACAATACTTCTGCATATGTGCCAGTACTacttgtaattttcttttctcttctcttcctttttccttttattctcTCTTTCTACTTTTTCATGGATGGAGAAATGAGTCCACATTTTGTAGGAGCAGTAGAGATGATGAGTGCCTAATGAAAGGCATGGCATCATGGCACATACATGTATCATTTCTCTTGGAGATGATATTGTGCTTAATTTGGTGGCATGGAGGGCCACcagaatcttttttttttcactttcaCCAAAGCTAATTACCCCAGGTTTTCCGGATATTATTTCTCCGGTTATTATTATGAAAAAACCTTTGGTCGAGTAGCTTGATGTAATGTATTAATCAAAGTAAATTATATATGGAGCTTTTTTCCAGTATGTATGGCGTTTGTGGTTACTTTTTCAGTTGGTGTTTTCATGTCCTGTTGCCTCTCTGAGCAAGTGGTTGTACaattaattttgaaattagATTAAATATATATGGAGCTCGGAGCTTATGGTTAGTTGTTCAGTTGGTGCCGAATTTGACCGTTTAGACAAAACAATTTTTACAGACAGGTCATGGTTTTGCATGATCCCTATCTTCAGAACTATTAATAGAGataattccatatttgccactgAAAATTTGTCCATCTGCTTAAATGCCACTCAAAAAATTTCTGTTCTaaatatgccactaccgtTAGTCGACCGTTAAGTAAGAgatgaaaaaacaattttgCCCCCAAGTAATATGCTGAATTTTCAGCAGCACTATCCTTGATTTTATTTAACATCACAAAATTCATAATAGACTCAACACAATAATTATCCCTCCCTTTTGGTATAAGGCGGTAAAACTTTTTTGCGAAAATTAACGCAAGTAGGCATGTTAACTGCCGCATGTCATGGGCTGGAATCGCATGCAGccatgcaaaatttgatgCCCTGTGCAATTA
The Brachypodium distachyon strain Bd21 chromosome 2, Brachypodium_distachyon_v3.0, whole genome shotgun sequence genome window above contains:
- the LOC100837672 gene encoding uncharacterized protein LOC100837672 — its product is MPPTYTFFILCSRSSDTIGLSDPTPWPVTSDLFLFSSPSTFVMFRICSLSSDTAGSAAATSSFCFSAASASSNLLTLLFSFFSFLLSSLRRSTSACSARAAASTSGSSTACFSKSSSSTTTTSSASPSTFLSNSSSSAAGAGGGSSGDGFFGRFGRGRLEDTSRTFMFCASASSPGSASPPGGTSVRSFCFSFFRASTMAAASSRGAAAAAAERFRSREKKRQKPQSQRRQGLHWAGLIWAHISLLSEIRHVDKPIIARPSTAQWVGLLFSALAPPTSSGRSVLEKMAGKAAAAKAAAATAAKWAEAKGYPWKDKLAKYKGELSKGVWGYWELGAWKPLGISGRQRARLRKEVLLAGEEWSYDAPRGEMRTKRKGHKVDRIAAEKRANTVELMKKMPQMLLDYKKRRWEKKMKEEEAAAAKST
- the LOC100822121 gene encoding zinc finger protein ZAT12 — translated: MMKRLFEEKEMARVLLLVSSRGGQAMPMPMPVCGRGDRALGAPAERAFVCKTCDRVFPSFQALGGHRASHKKPRLDGDGGDLAKPKLHGCSVCGLEFAVGQALGGHMRRHRAAAMASPPTSPPAPETKTFKNHGGVKRGLVWLDLNHPPCGEDSDFGCGSDADGGECGRDMAAAAKLTFHQFLDTGTMAVDCVGY
- the LOC100837982 gene encoding DNA-binding protein HEXBP; the protein is MIEGYNRIYVGNLAWDITEVDLRKFFSDCKISSIRFGTDKETGDFKGFAHVDFSDGTSLAVAMKLDQNVIKGRPVRIRCAVPRKESQKPNDNANSDSSKNKIRTCFECGTPGHLSFACPNKKPSEDMSTETMAATDSAEAPSKKRRTCYECGVPGHLSSACPNRKASVVVTDEKKANIDSTTSASKKRRTCYECGIPGHLSSACPNKKAAEVVSNNMQPVDEPKSAPSMAFEQSKAADGSNSAPSKRRKCYECGISGHLSSACPNKKDSQINSNEAKPNGDSNTVPPAISDEKKASDDTNPAPPKKKKRRTCYECGIAGHLSSECPNKAAAQAS